In the genome of Methylophaga nitratireducenticrescens, one region contains:
- the pstS gene encoding phosphate ABC transporter substrate-binding protein PstS, protein MKLFAKSAKSVFVIGALIGAMSSTAAYADLKLNGSGASFPAPLYNKWFKDYSKQTDGVRVDYQSKGSGAGIQDFINETVDFAGSDAAMKDSEIAQVKKGTILLPVTAGEVVISYNLDGVTELKLPRDVYPEIFLGNITNWNDPKIQAANPDVKLPDQNITVVVRSDSSGTSYVFTNHLAAISDNFKEQVGGAKAPNWPSAGTIVKAPKNDGVTATIKQTPGAIGYVEYGFAKLTKMPTALLENQKGNFIEAGGETGASALATTTFPEGNLPNSDVPDLRAWATDPSGDDAYPIATFTWLLVYKNQGEEKAKALKDLIEYMITTGQESSEAMGYIPLPENVVEKVRNAASMIQ, encoded by the coding sequence ATGAAACTATTTGCGAAGAGCGCAAAGTCAGTTTTTGTCATTGGCGCGCTTATTGGTGCCATGAGTTCAACAGCGGCATATGCTGATCTCAAATTGAATGGTTCTGGTGCAAGTTTTCCAGCACCACTTTATAACAAGTGGTTTAAGGACTACAGCAAGCAAACTGATGGTGTTCGTGTTGACTACCAATCAAAAGGTAGTGGCGCAGGTATTCAGGATTTCATTAACGAAACAGTAGATTTTGCGGGCAGTGATGCTGCGATGAAAGACAGTGAAATTGCCCAGGTCAAAAAAGGCACTATCCTGTTACCTGTAACGGCGGGTGAAGTGGTCATTTCATACAACCTTGATGGTGTTACAGAATTAAAACTTCCACGTGATGTTTATCCGGAAATCTTCCTGGGCAACATTACTAACTGGAACGACCCGAAAATCCAGGCAGCTAATCCTGATGTAAAACTTCCTGACCAAAACATAACTGTTGTTGTTCGTTCTGATTCAAGTGGTACCAGCTATGTATTCACTAATCATCTGGCAGCAATCAGCGATAATTTCAAAGAACAAGTTGGTGGTGCAAAAGCACCCAACTGGCCAAGTGCTGGCACCATCGTCAAAGCACCTAAAAACGATGGTGTAACAGCGACTATCAAACAAACGCCTGGCGCAATTGGTTATGTTGAATATGGTTTTGCCAAATTGACCAAAATGCCTACTGCCCTGCTGGAAAATCAAAAAGGTAACTTTATTGAAGCCGGTGGCGAAACCGGTGCTTCAGCCTTAGCAACGACCACTTTCCCGGAAGGTAATCTGCCAAATAGTGATGTACCGGATTTACGTGCATGGGCAACTGATCCATCGGGCGATGATGCTTACCCTATCGCAACGTTCACCTGGTTACTTGTTTACAAAAATCAAGGTGAAGAGAAAGCCAAAGCATTAAAAGACCTTATTGAATACATGATCACTACTGGTCAGGAATCTTCTGAAGCAATGGGTTATATCCCGCTGCCAGAAAATGTTGTTGAGAAAGTTCGCAACGCGGCCAGCATGATTCAGTAA
- a CDS encoding methanol/ethanol family PQQ-dependent dehydrogenase, giving the protein MNKTKLSIAMMSLALPGLTVADELLGMQENPETWVMSAGNYANTRYSQLDEINRDNVQDLNMAWSFSTGVLRGHEGNSLIIDDVMYVHTPYPNIVYALDLNNDGAIKWKYEPKQNYDETVPVMCCDVVNRGLAYGDGKIFLNQADTTLAALDINTGKLLWSDKRDDPTVGATNTANANVFKDKIIVGISGGEFGVRGYVQAYDMDGKTLYKAYSTGPDDEMIIDPQNTTSMLRPVGKDSSLKSWQGEQWKIGGGTTWGWFSYDPEMNLYYYGTGNPSTWNPLQRPGDNKWTMALFARDLDSGVAKWIYQMTPHDEWDYDGVNENILVDQKVKGKMRKMLVHFDRNGFGYTMDRGTGELLVAEKFDPSVNWAKSINIKTGLPDRVATYSPEANGEDTQTTGICPAAHGAKDQQPAAYSPRTGLFYVPTNHICMDLEPFEVEYLAGQPYVGAEVNMFAATKDNMGNFIAWDAREGKIIWTNPERFSVWSGAMVTAGDVVFYGTLEGYLKALDAKTGRELWRFKTPSGIIGNVNSYKHDGKQYISILSGIGGWAGIGMTNNLENDTDGLGAVGAYKSLSNWTSLGGVLSVFSL; this is encoded by the coding sequence ATGAATAAAACTAAATTATCTATCGCAATGATGTCATTGGCGCTTCCAGGTCTCACTGTTGCAGATGAGTTACTCGGCATGCAGGAGAATCCAGAGACATGGGTGATGTCAGCAGGTAACTATGCGAATACCCGTTACAGTCAATTAGATGAAATCAACCGGGATAACGTTCAGGATCTGAATATGGCCTGGTCATTTTCTACCGGTGTGTTACGTGGTCACGAGGGTAACTCGCTGATCATTGATGATGTGATGTATGTTCATACACCTTATCCAAACATCGTCTACGCGCTGGATTTGAATAATGACGGTGCCATCAAGTGGAAGTACGAACCAAAACAAAATTACGACGAAACGGTTCCTGTTATGTGTTGTGATGTGGTAAATCGTGGTTTGGCTTATGGCGATGGTAAAATTTTCCTCAATCAGGCAGACACCACATTGGCTGCTTTGGATATCAATACTGGTAAATTACTTTGGTCAGATAAACGTGACGATCCAACCGTTGGTGCGACCAATACCGCTAATGCCAATGTCTTCAAAGACAAAATAATTGTCGGTATTTCAGGTGGCGAATTCGGCGTCCGTGGCTACGTTCAGGCCTATGATATGGATGGCAAAACACTCTACAAAGCCTACAGCACCGGACCTGATGACGAAATGATAATCGATCCGCAAAACACCACCTCCATGCTGCGCCCCGTTGGCAAAGATTCCTCATTGAAGTCCTGGCAAGGTGAGCAATGGAAAATCGGTGGCGGCACCACTTGGGGCTGGTTCTCTTATGATCCGGAAATGAATCTTTATTACTATGGAACCGGTAATCCATCAACTTGGAACCCACTACAACGTCCCGGTGATAACAAATGGACCATGGCCTTGTTTGCTCGAGATCTGGATAGCGGTGTGGCCAAATGGATTTATCAGATGACCCCGCACGATGAATGGGATTATGACGGCGTCAACGAAAACATTCTGGTCGACCAGAAAGTGAAAGGCAAAATGCGTAAGATGCTAGTGCATTTTGACCGTAACGGCTTTGGCTACACCATGGATCGCGGAACCGGGGAATTATTGGTGGCTGAAAAATTTGACCCCAGTGTTAACTGGGCTAAAAGCATCAACATAAAAACGGGACTACCGGATCGCGTTGCTACCTACTCACCAGAAGCCAATGGTGAAGATACTCAGACAACCGGTATCTGTCCTGCAGCTCATGGTGCCAAAGATCAACAACCTGCGGCATATTCGCCAAGAACGGGGTTGTTCTATGTACCGACCAACCATATCTGTATGGATCTGGAACCCTTCGAAGTTGAATATCTGGCAGGCCAACCGTATGTCGGTGCTGAAGTAAATATGTTTGCAGCCACCAAAGACAATATGGGTAACTTTATTGCCTGGGATGCTCGTGAAGGCAAAATCATCTGGACAAATCCTGAACGGTTCTCAGTTTGGTCCGGCGCAATGGTTACCGCTGGTGACGTGGTGTTCTATGGCACGCTGGAGGGCTATCTGAAAGCCCTGGATGCCAAAACCGGACGTGAACTTTGGCGCTTTAAAACCCCATCGGGCATTATCGGCAACGTTAATTCCTACAAACATGATGGTAAACAATACATCTCAATCTTGTCAGGCATTGGTGGCTGGGCCGGTATCGGTATGACCAATAATCTGGAAAATGATACCGATGGTCTTGGCGCTGTGGGAGCCTACAAATCACTGTCCAACTGGACTTCCTTGGGAGGCGTGTTAAGCGTGTTTAGTTTGTAA
- a CDS encoding pyridoxal phosphate-dependent aminotransferase: MTIKLSQRVQSIKPSPTLAITARAAALRAEGKDIIGLGAGEPDFDTPDHIKQAAVEALDKGQTKYTAVDGTAELKNAIIKKFSRDNGLTYEANQILVSCGGKQSFFNLAQALLESGDEVIIPAPYWVSYPDMVLLADAKPVIIIGDRDQRYKITPQQLEDAITDKTRLFVINSPSNPTGMTYTKAELEALGEVLRKYPDILIATDDMYELIYWADEPFYNIVMACPDLYDRTIVMNGVSKAYSMTGWRIGYAGGPAQLIGAMKKIQSQSTSNPTSISQAASVEALNGAQGCVQTMLVEFKKRHDFVVETLNKMQGITALETDGTFYVFPDISGVLANKPDLNDDMDFAEALLIEKGVAVVPGTAFGLKNHIRLSIATSESNLQNALQRIAEFIEQ, from the coding sequence TTGACTATCAAACTCTCACAGCGCGTTCAAAGCATCAAACCCTCACCTACTTTAGCCATTACCGCACGCGCCGCGGCCTTGAGAGCCGAAGGTAAAGATATTATCGGTCTTGGTGCCGGCGAACCGGATTTCGATACGCCGGATCATATTAAACAAGCAGCAGTCGAAGCGCTTGATAAGGGCCAAACCAAGTACACCGCAGTTGATGGTACAGCTGAACTGAAAAATGCCATCATCAAAAAGTTTTCCCGTGATAACGGTTTAACTTATGAAGCCAATCAAATTCTGGTTTCATGTGGCGGTAAACAAAGCTTCTTTAATCTGGCACAGGCTTTATTAGAGTCTGGCGATGAAGTAATTATCCCGGCCCCTTACTGGGTATCTTATCCTGATATGGTTTTACTCGCTGATGCCAAACCCGTCATTATTATTGGCGACCGGGATCAACGTTACAAAATTACCCCGCAACAACTTGAAGATGCAATTACCGACAAAACCCGGTTATTTGTCATCAACAGCCCTTCCAACCCGACCGGCATGACTTACACCAAAGCTGAACTTGAAGCATTGGGTGAAGTGTTGCGTAAGTATCCTGACATTCTCATCGCTACAGATGACATGTATGAACTTATATATTGGGCCGATGAACCGTTTTACAACATCGTGATGGCTTGCCCTGATTTATATGACCGCACAATCGTTATGAATGGTGTATCCAAAGCCTATTCAATGACTGGCTGGCGTATTGGTTATGCCGGTGGCCCTGCTCAATTGATCGGCGCGATGAAAAAGATTCAATCGCAAAGCACTTCAAATCCGACCTCTATTTCGCAAGCTGCTTCAGTCGAAGCATTAAACGGTGCTCAAGGTTGTGTGCAAACCATGCTGGTTGAATTCAAAAAACGCCACGACTTTGTTGTTGAAACACTTAACAAGATGCAAGGCATCACTGCTTTGGAAACAGACGGTACTTTCTACGTATTTCCTGATATCAGCGGTGTGTTGGCCAACAAACCAGATTTAAACGATGACATGGACTTTGCCGAAGCCTTATTGATTGAAAAAGGTGTTGCTGTGGTTCCCGGAACAGCGTTCGGTCTGAAAAACCATATCCGTTTATCAATTGCCACCAGCGAAAGTAATTTACAAAATGCTTTACAGCGCATTGCTGAATTTATTGAGCAATAA
- the uvrB gene encoding excinuclease ABC subunit UvrB — translation MKKQFELVCEFEPAGDQPTAIASLVEGLNNGEMWQTLLGVTGSGKTFTIANVAQAVQRPVMVLAPNKTLAAQLYSEMKEFFPNNAVEYFVSYYDYYQPEAYVPSSDTFIDKDASVNEQIEQMRLSATKAMLERRDAIIVSSVSCIYGLGDKDAYLAMVMHLVQGDIINQREILRRLAELQYSRNDIELSRGTYRVRGEVIDIFPAESERDAVRVELFDDEVEQISYFDPLTGEILQRMNRITIYPKTHYATPRETILGAVDSIKDELRERLAELNEQNKLVEAQRLEQRTRFDIEMLLELGYCNGIENYSRHLSTRQAGEAPPTLFDYLPDDAILVIDESHVMIPQIGAMYKGDRSRKETLVNYGFRLPSALDNRPLMFDEWEKLAPQTIFVSATPGKYEAEHAGNIVEQVVRPTGLIDPEVEIRPVGTQVDDLLSEITKRTAVNERVLVTTLTKRMSEDLTDYLREHNVKVRYLHSDIDTVERMEILRDLRLGEFDVLVGINLLREGLDLPEVSLVAILDADKEGFLRSDRSLIQTIGRAARNLNGKAILYADKITGSMQRAIDETDRRREKQIAHNLEHGITPIGIIKSIRGGMDDSKSKKEEKLRFAEVAEEHAKYASLSPQQLAKRIQQIENAMYKHAQNLEFEEAAKLRDELDKVRKMALGPVAL, via the coding sequence ATGAAAAAACAATTTGAATTAGTCTGCGAGTTTGAACCGGCGGGGGATCAACCAACTGCGATTGCGTCGCTGGTTGAGGGATTAAACAACGGTGAAATGTGGCAGACCCTGTTGGGGGTCACCGGCTCGGGAAAAACCTTTACGATTGCCAATGTTGCGCAAGCTGTGCAGCGTCCGGTGATGGTTCTGGCACCCAATAAAACGCTGGCTGCACAACTGTATAGTGAGATGAAAGAGTTCTTTCCCAATAATGCGGTGGAATATTTCGTGTCCTACTACGATTATTATCAGCCGGAAGCCTATGTGCCGTCATCCGATACCTTTATAGATAAAGATGCCTCGGTGAACGAGCAGATTGAGCAAATGCGTTTATCGGCAACCAAAGCCATGCTGGAACGGCGCGATGCGATTATCGTCTCCAGTGTCTCCTGTATTTATGGCTTGGGTGATAAAGATGCCTATCTGGCAATGGTCATGCATCTGGTTCAGGGCGATATCATTAATCAACGCGAAATTTTACGGCGGCTCGCTGAATTGCAGTATTCGCGAAATGATATTGAATTGTCTCGCGGCACCTACCGGGTGCGTGGCGAAGTGATTGATATTTTCCCGGCAGAATCCGAACGTGATGCGGTGCGGGTTGAACTGTTTGATGATGAAGTTGAACAAATCAGCTATTTCGATCCGTTGACCGGGGAAATATTACAACGGATGAACCGCATTACCATTTATCCTAAAACTCACTATGCCACGCCGCGCGAGACCATTCTTGGTGCTGTGGATTCGATCAAAGATGAATTACGTGAAAGATTGGCTGAACTAAATGAACAGAATAAATTAGTCGAAGCTCAGCGCTTAGAGCAGCGCACCCGTTTTGATATCGAAATGTTATTAGAGCTTGGTTATTGCAACGGTATTGAAAACTATTCTCGACATTTATCGACTCGACAAGCAGGAGAGGCACCGCCCACTTTATTTGATTACCTGCCTGATGATGCCATTTTGGTCATTGATGAAAGCCACGTGATGATTCCGCAGATTGGCGCGATGTATAAAGGTGATCGTTCACGTAAGGAAACGCTGGTGAATTATGGTTTCCGTTTGCCTTCTGCATTGGATAATCGTCCGTTGATGTTTGATGAATGGGAAAAGCTGGCACCACAGACCATTTTTGTTTCGGCTACACCAGGGAAATATGAAGCGGAACATGCTGGCAATATTGTCGAACAGGTAGTGCGTCCAACCGGGTTAATCGATCCTGAGGTGGAAATTCGTCCGGTTGGCACCCAGGTCGATGATTTGCTTTCCGAGATTACTAAACGCACTGCTGTTAACGAGCGTGTTCTGGTCACCACATTGACCAAACGCATGTCAGAAGATCTCACTGATTATCTGCGCGAGCACAACGTCAAGGTGCGATATCTGCATTCGGATATCGATACGGTCGAACGGATGGAGATTCTGCGTGATCTTCGGCTGGGGGAATTTGACGTGCTGGTGGGTATCAACTTACTCAGGGAAGGACTGGATTTACCTGAAGTCTCGCTGGTAGCGATTCTGGATGCCGATAAAGAAGGGTTCCTGCGCAGTGACCGTTCACTGATTCAGACCATCGGGCGTGCAGCGCGAAACCTCAATGGTAAAGCGATTTTATATGCAGACAAGATTACCGGTTCAATGCAACGGGCAATTGATGAAACCGATCGGCGGCGTGAAAAACAGATTGCTCATAATCTGGAGCATGGCATTACCCCGATTGGAATTATCAAATCGATTCGTGGTGGCATGGATGATTCGAAAAGCAAAAAAGAGGAAAAACTGCGCTTTGCCGAAGTGGCTGAAGAACATGCCAAATATGCTTCTTTATCACCTCAGCAATTGGCTAAACGAATTCAACAGATTGAAAATGCGATGTATAAACACGCACAGAACCTGGAGTTTGAAGAAGCGGCTAAATTAAGAGATGAACTTGATAAAGTAAGAAAGATGGCGCTAGGGCCGGTTGCTTTGTAA
- the thrS gene encoding threonine--tRNA ligase codes for MISITLPDGSQRQFDHPVSIHDVAADIGTGLARAALAGKVNGKLVDTNYVIEDDAELAIITERDAEGLDIIRHSTSHLLAQAVKQLYPDAQVTIGPVIEDGFYYDFSYPKGFTPEDLQKIEKRMEELVKQDLQVVREEVTRDAAVQIFREMGEEYKAQIIEDIPKDEILSVYRQGEFMDLCRGPHVPNTGKLKAFKLMKLAGAYWRGKSENEMLQRIYGTAWSDKKDLKAYLHRLEEAEKRDHRKLAKSLDLFHLQDEAAGMIFWHDNGWRIYREVEKYIRDVLAQNDYQEVRTPQVVDRSLWEKSGHWDKFGDMIFSTHSENRDYAVKPMNCPCHIQIFNQGLKSYRDLPLRMAEFGSCHRNEPSGTLHGLMRLRGFTQDDAHIFCTEDQIQTEVSTFIDLLFNVYADFGFNEIIIKLSTRPENRVGSDAVWDKAEHALEQALNAKDLDWELQPGEGAFYGPKIEFSLKDCLGRVWQCGTIQVDFSMPGRLDATYVADDGSKQVPVMLHRAILGSLERFIGILIEEYAGAFPAWLAPRQVMVMGITDKQSDYVQKIAQQLKNQGFRADTDLRNEKIGFKIREHTLRRVPYLIVVGDREAQENAVAVRTRKGEDLGAMSLESFVSLLQEDVARRGRIILED; via the coding sequence ATGATTTCAATTACCCTTCCTGATGGCAGTCAACGCCAGTTCGATCATCCCGTTTCCATTCATGATGTTGCTGCCGATATCGGTACCGGTTTAGCCCGTGCTGCTCTGGCAGGCAAAGTGAATGGCAAACTTGTCGATACCAATTACGTTATAGAAGATGATGCTGAACTTGCCATCATCACCGAACGTGATGCAGAAGGGCTCGATATCATCCGACATTCGACCTCACATCTGTTAGCTCAAGCTGTAAAACAACTTTATCCCGATGCACAGGTCACTATTGGCCCGGTTATCGAAGATGGCTTTTACTACGATTTTTCCTATCCAAAAGGTTTTACACCGGAAGATTTGCAGAAAATCGAAAAACGCATGGAAGAGCTGGTCAAGCAAGATCTGCAAGTGGTTCGTGAAGAAGTCACCCGCGATGCAGCAGTGCAGATTTTTCGTGAAATGGGTGAAGAATATAAAGCTCAGATCATCGAAGACATTCCAAAGGATGAAATCCTGTCTGTATACCGCCAGGGCGAATTCATGGATTTATGCCGTGGTCCGCACGTACCGAATACCGGAAAACTTAAAGCATTCAAACTGATGAAACTGGCCGGTGCTTACTGGCGTGGTAAATCTGAAAACGAAATGCTGCAGCGTATTTACGGTACTGCCTGGTCAGATAAAAAAGACCTGAAAGCCTACCTACATCGTTTGGAAGAAGCCGAAAAGCGTGACCATCGGAAGTTGGCGAAAAGTCTGGATCTGTTCCATCTGCAGGATGAAGCGGCTGGTATGATCTTCTGGCATGACAATGGCTGGCGAATTTATCGCGAAGTTGAAAAATATATTCGCGACGTACTGGCTCAAAATGACTATCAGGAAGTGCGCACCCCTCAGGTTGTGGATCGCAGTTTGTGGGAAAAGTCCGGTCACTGGGATAAATTTGGTGACATGATTTTCAGCACCCATTCGGAAAACCGTGATTACGCGGTTAAACCGATGAACTGCCCTTGTCATATCCAGATATTTAATCAGGGTCTGAAAAGCTACCGTGATTTACCTTTACGTATGGCCGAGTTTGGTTCATGCCATCGTAATGAACCATCCGGTACCTTGCATGGTTTGATGCGTCTGCGTGGATTCACTCAGGATGATGCGCATATCTTCTGTACTGAAGATCAAATTCAGACCGAGGTTTCTACCTTTATAGATCTATTGTTTAACGTTTATGCCGATTTTGGTTTTAACGAGATTATTATCAAATTGTCGACTCGTCCGGAAAATCGTGTCGGTAGTGATGCCGTCTGGGATAAAGCGGAACATGCGCTTGAACAGGCATTAAATGCCAAAGATCTGGACTGGGAACTGCAACCCGGCGAGGGTGCCTTCTACGGACCGAAGATCGAATTCTCTTTAAAAGATTGTCTGGGACGGGTCTGGCAGTGCGGCACCATTCAGGTGGATTTCTCAATGCCCGGAAGATTAGATGCAACTTATGTGGCTGATGATGGTTCCAAACAGGTACCGGTAATGCTGCATCGTGCGATTCTTGGATCACTCGAGCGATTTATCGGTATACTCATTGAAGAATATGCTGGCGCGTTTCCGGCATGGCTTGCACCTCGTCAGGTTATGGTCATGGGAATTACCGATAAACAGTCAGATTATGTTCAAAAAATTGCCCAACAATTGAAAAATCAGGGATTTAGAGCTGATACGGACTTGAGAAATGAGAAGATTGGCTTTAAAATACGCGAGCACACATTGCGTCGCGTACCTTATCTAATCGTTGTTGGGGATCGCGAAGCACAAGAAAATGCCGTGGCAGTACGTACTCGCAAAGGCGAAGATTTAGGCGCTATGTCGCTTGAGAGCTTCGTTTCCTTGCTTCAAGAAGACGTCGCTCGCCGCGGTCGAATTATTTTAGAGGATTAA
- the infC gene encoding translation initiation factor IF-3, translating to MKNIATDQKRLNSEITAREIRVTDANGEQLGIIPLAKALELAEEAELDLVEIAPQAEPPVCRIMDYGKYVFEANKQKAIAKKKQKQIQVKEIKFRPGTEEGDYQVKLRNLTRFLEEGNKTKVSLRFRGREMAHQELGLKLLERVAEDLKDLSVIEQHPKKEGRQMIMVLAPSNKK from the coding sequence ATTAAAAACATCGCTACAGATCAAAAAAGGCTGAATTCTGAAATCACAGCCAGAGAAATTCGTGTAACCGATGCAAACGGTGAACAATTAGGTATTATTCCGTTGGCGAAAGCCTTGGAATTAGCTGAAGAAGCCGAGCTGGATTTGGTGGAGATTGCCCCACAGGCAGAACCACCTGTCTGCCGTATTATGGATTACGGTAAGTATGTGTTTGAGGCTAATAAACAAAAAGCCATTGCTAAGAAAAAGCAAAAACAGATACAGGTTAAGGAAATAAAATTCCGACCAGGGACGGAAGAGGGTGACTATCAGGTAAAACTACGCAACCTGACACGTTTCCTCGAAGAAGGTAATAAAACCAAAGTCAGCCTCCGCTTTCGTGGACGTGAAATGGCCCATCAGGAATTAGGACTGAAACTGCTCGAACGAGTAGCCGAAGATCTGAAAGATCTGTCAGTCATTGAGCAACATCCGAAGAAAGAGGGTCGGCAAATGATTATGGTTTTGGCGCCAAGTAATAAAAAATAA
- the rpmI gene encoding 50S ribosomal protein L35 gives MPKLKNHSGAAKRFKRTGSGKFKRAQAFTSHILTKKSTKRKRQLRSTLTICKADHLSVRKLLPLL, from the coding sequence ATGCCAAAATTGAAAAATCATAGCGGTGCAGCGAAGCGTTTCAAACGCACCGGTAGCGGAAAGTTCAAACGTGCTCAAGCGTTTACTAGCCATATCCTGACCAAGAAAAGCACTAAGCGGAAACGCCAACTGCGTTCCACGCTGACAATCTGTAAAGCAGATCATTTGTCAGTCCGCAAATTATTGCCTCTTCTATAA
- the rplT gene encoding 50S ribosomal protein L20, with amino-acid sequence MARVKRGVTARARHKKVIAQAKGYYGRRKNVYRVAVQAVTKAGQYAYRDRRQKKRVFRTLWIARINAAARECGISYSRLIDGLKKSSIEIDRKVLADIAYHDSAAFAAIAAKAKAALAN; translated from the coding sequence ATGGCTAGAGTAAAACGTGGTGTAACAGCCAGAGCCCGTCACAAAAAAGTTATCGCGCAGGCCAAAGGCTATTATGGTCGTCGCAAGAATGTCTATCGTGTTGCTGTCCAGGCAGTTACCAAAGCCGGTCAATATGCATACCGTGATCGTCGTCAGAAAAAACGTGTATTTCGTACATTGTGGATTGCGCGTATTAACGCTGCTGCCCGTGAATGTGGAATTTCGTACAGTCGTTTGATCGATGGTCTGAAAAAATCATCTATTGAAATCGATCGTAAAGTACTGGCCGATATTGCTTATCACGATTCTGCTGCATTTGCTGCTATTGCTGCAAAAGCAAAGGCGGCTTTGGCTAACTAA
- the pheS gene encoding phenylalanine--tRNA ligase subunit alpha, with protein MAELSSQLLALKDIVEAAKTAIQNATDAKTLDNVRVEYLGKKGLITGYVKELGNLSAEERPLIGKEVNLAKQEVAGLTEVRSKLLAEQAMNAALAAETVDVSLPGRNAEVGGLHPVTRTLQRIEQYFRQIGFQIAEGPEIEDGDHNFTALNIPEGHPARTMHDTFYFNAEMLLRTHTSPVQIRVMENEQPPLRIIAPGRVYRCDSDLTHTPMFHQVEGLMVDENISFTDLKGILADFLQAFFEKPLNVRFRPSYFPFTEPSAEADIECVICGGEGCRVCSHTGWLEVLGCGMVHPKVFEHVNIDSEKYLGLAFGMGVERLAMLRYGVNDLRLFFENDLRFLRQFK; from the coding sequence ATGGCTGAACTGTCATCGCAGTTATTGGCATTAAAAGATATTGTTGAGGCAGCGAAGACCGCGATTCAAAATGCGACCGATGCCAAGACGCTGGATAATGTCCGGGTTGAATATCTCGGCAAAAAAGGGCTTATCACTGGTTATGTCAAAGAGTTGGGCAATCTCAGTGCAGAAGAACGTCCTTTAATTGGTAAAGAAGTGAATCTGGCAAAGCAGGAGGTTGCAGGTCTGACTGAAGTCAGGTCCAAGTTGCTTGCTGAGCAGGCCATGAATGCAGCTTTGGCTGCCGAAACGGTTGATGTAAGCTTACCCGGTCGTAATGCTGAAGTCGGCGGTCTGCATCCAGTGACTCGCACCTTGCAACGTATTGAACAGTACTTCCGTCAAATCGGCTTTCAAATTGCCGAAGGACCGGAAATCGAAGATGGTGATCACAACTTCACTGCATTGAACATTCCTGAGGGTCATCCAGCGCGTACGATGCATGACACGTTTTATTTTAACGCTGAAATGCTGTTGCGCACCCATACTTCACCGGTGCAAATCCGGGTCATGGAAAACGAACAGCCACCTTTACGAATCATCGCCCCGGGCCGGGTATATCGCTGTGATTCAGATTTAACCCACACACCGATGTTCCATCAGGTAGAAGGCTTAATGGTGGATGAAAACATCAGCTTTACCGATTTGAAAGGTATTCTTGCCGATTTCCTCCAGGCATTTTTTGAAAAACCACTCAATGTGCGGTTTCGACCTTCGTACTTCCCATTTACCGAACCTTCGGCAGAAGCGGATATTGAATGTGTGATCTGTGGTGGAGAAGGCTGTCGAGTCTGCAGCCATACCGGCTGGCTGGAAGTGCTGGGCTGCGGCATGGTGCATCCAAAAGTATTCGAGCACGTCAATATTGATAGTGAAAAATATCTGGGTCTGGCATTTGGCATGGGCGTTGAGCGCCTGGCGATGTTGCGATACGGCGTGAATGATCTGCGATTATTTTTTGAGAACGATCTGCGCTTCCTGCGTCAGTTCAAATAG